A stretch of the Teredinibacter haidensis genome encodes the following:
- a CDS encoding class I SAM-dependent RNA methyltransferase — protein sequence MEEIKVGKTFSGVVKDLASDGRGVVTHPQGRTFFVPGVWLGETGEFRIAGLKGRIGFAEVITLEESSRHTKRVDAPCPHHGHCGGCPWQFIEYGEQLAAKQARVEQAMRRLGCDSKVLPIIPSSKSLAYRNRAQLKTDGNNIGYMAVNSNRLVGVESCPILSEKNQSTLAGLLAQLPNRQWKPEGKHKWITLDIDESVDAETASINSRLPFQQGNSEQNKKMCDWLSAGLGRLEEGKTVLELFCGSGNLTEVIARSGAKQVFAVEVVEAAVDQLKHKKLEMVLPIICNLFSEQGAESLLPLVKQAEVLVLDPPREGLKISSPLFSRRSAIRSVFYISCDLATFGRDLAEFIKNGFRLKDVQPLDMFPHTPHIELMAELYRN from the coding sequence GTGGAAGAGATTAAAGTTGGCAAAACATTTTCTGGTGTCGTGAAAGACTTGGCCAGCGATGGTCGCGGAGTGGTAACGCACCCGCAGGGGAGAACGTTTTTTGTGCCTGGGGTCTGGTTGGGCGAGACGGGTGAATTTCGTATTGCTGGGTTAAAAGGCCGAATAGGTTTTGCCGAGGTAATTACGCTGGAGGAAAGCTCTCGCCATACGAAACGGGTCGATGCGCCCTGCCCACACCATGGCCATTGCGGAGGCTGCCCCTGGCAGTTTATTGAATACGGTGAGCAGCTGGCCGCTAAGCAGGCTCGGGTAGAGCAGGCTATGCGTCGTTTGGGCTGTGATAGTAAAGTGTTGCCCATTATACCGTCTTCGAAATCGCTGGCTTATCGCAATCGTGCGCAGTTAAAAACCGATGGCAACAATATCGGCTATATGGCAGTGAACTCCAACCGTCTTGTTGGCGTAGAAAGCTGCCCAATTCTGAGTGAAAAAAACCAGTCCACGCTTGCTGGGCTATTGGCGCAGCTGCCCAACAGACAGTGGAAACCCGAAGGTAAGCACAAGTGGATAACTTTGGATATCGATGAAAGCGTTGATGCTGAAACGGCCAGCATCAATAGTCGCTTGCCTTTTCAGCAGGGTAATAGTGAGCAGAATAAAAAAATGTGCGACTGGCTATCGGCCGGTTTAGGTCGGCTGGAAGAGGGTAAAACGGTGCTGGAGCTTTTTTGTGGTTCCGGTAATTTGACTGAGGTTATTGCTCGCAGTGGGGCTAAGCAAGTGTTTGCGGTTGAGGTAGTGGAAGCTGCCGTTGATCAGTTGAAACACAAAAAACTCGAAATGGTGTTGCCTATTATCTGCAATCTGTTTTCTGAGCAGGGTGCAGAATCGCTTTTACCGCTTGTTAAGCAGGCAGAGGTGCTGGTGCTGGATCCTCCAAGGGAAGGCTTGAAAATTTCCAGCCCTCTGTTCTCCAGGAGGTCTGCCATCCGTTCGGTATTTTATATTTCCTGTGATCTGGCCACGTTTGGCCGAGATCTTGCCGAATTTATAAAAAATGGTTTTCGGCTAAAAGACGTGCAGCCCTTGGATATGTTTCCCCATACGCCACATATTGAATTGATGGCCGAGCTTTACAGAAATTAG
- the hemH gene encoding ferrochelatase yields the protein MGYKNQIFSHDQRKKIGVLITNLGTPTAPTKRALRTYLKQFLSDPRVVEVPRLLWWLVLNGIILNIRPSRSAKAYTSVWTEQGSPLAIHTSAQAQQLSTELQAVDDRIVVEWAMRYGSPSIADALQNMMDKGVRKLVVLPLYPQYSGATTASTFDALAADFTHRRWLPELRFLTSYYDHPAYINAIVSSIRHHWSTQGRAEMLLLSYHGVPLRYLQQGDPYHCQCLKTSGLVASALGLDASEYITSFQSRFGREQWLQPYTDEILKSLPAKGVKSVQIICPGFSADCLETIEEIGEENRAYFMASGGSRYDYIPALNSEPEHIELLKQLVMDNIQTWLIPEGEKLEALQNRQNCANSHPFNQK from the coding sequence GTGGGCTATAAGAACCAGATTTTCAGCCATGATCAACGTAAAAAAATTGGCGTTCTCATCACTAATCTCGGCACACCAACGGCCCCGACCAAACGCGCTCTAAGAACCTATCTCAAACAGTTTTTATCCGATCCCCGTGTTGTGGAGGTTCCACGCTTACTTTGGTGGCTGGTCCTTAACGGTATTATTCTGAATATTCGCCCCTCCCGATCAGCAAAGGCCTACACAAGCGTTTGGACTGAACAGGGTTCTCCCTTAGCGATACATACGTCGGCACAAGCGCAACAGCTCTCCACGGAGCTGCAGGCAGTCGACGATCGTATTGTGGTCGAGTGGGCCATGCGCTACGGCTCCCCTTCCATCGCAGACGCATTACAAAATATGATGGATAAAGGCGTAAGAAAACTTGTGGTACTGCCGTTGTACCCGCAATATTCCGGTGCTACAACGGCCTCCACTTTCGATGCTCTGGCAGCCGACTTTACGCATCGACGCTGGTTGCCGGAATTGCGGTTTCTCACCAGCTATTATGATCACCCCGCCTATATCAATGCCATTGTGAGCAGTATTCGCCACCACTGGAGCACGCAAGGTAGAGCCGAAATGTTATTGCTCTCATACCACGGTGTGCCCCTGCGCTATTTACAGCAGGGCGACCCCTACCACTGCCAATGCTTAAAAACATCAGGTTTGGTCGCGAGCGCTCTAGGCCTCGACGCATCCGAGTACATCACTAGTTTTCAATCCCGTTTTGGCCGTGAACAATGGTTGCAACCCTATACGGATGAAATACTGAAATCTTTACCTGCAAAAGGAGTAAAATCTGTACAAATAATTTGCCCCGGTTTTTCCGCTGACTGCCTCGAAACCATCGAAGAAATTGGTGAAGAAAATCGCGCTTACTTTATGGCAAGTGGCGGCAGTCGTTACGACTATATTCCAGCGCTCAACAGTGAACCAGAACATATAGAGCTGCTCAAACAGCTGGTAATGGACAATATCCAAACCTGGCTAATACCCGAAGGCGAAAAACTTGAGGCGCTCCAAAATCGACAAAATTGTGCAAATTCGCACCCATTTAATCAAAAGTAG
- a CDS encoding TIGR03013 family XrtA/PEP-CTERM system glycosyltransferase codes for MAYIRIRKHYLHVPFLVLGCIELVGHGLVAHQLSAQLTPPPEFAFFEQPPLWGQTIFYALIMACCSLAMGVYGALTRESFTNMLLRTIVSFFLLGSLAFTVSGFILPSITLHQTVVFWAIITSFFMVIVARVIFSLIFDSQQLRRNVVIFGSGKMAGFLVKSAREEELRETVIVGCIGSEFDDRIPKDMQMPLPDDWNSLINQYNVSEIVVAQDERRKSEGGGMPLYEFLLLKLRAVYISEAIAFYEREYTRLKIPLLSTSWMLYSDGFRYSKTRDMAKRLFDLAVSGTLCLLLSPFILLTAVAVFLETGRPILYYQNRVGYNGKIFRIYKFRSMRQDAEKGGKAIWASKNDNRVTRVGAIIRNTRLDELPQLYNVIRGEMSFVGPRPERPEFVSELSKKLDYYDIRHTVKPGLMGWAQLKYPYGASEEDAKNKLEYDLYYTKNHSFLMDLLVMIQTVEVVLLGKGVH; via the coding sequence GTGGCTTATATCCGTATTCGCAAGCATTATTTGCACGTTCCTTTTCTTGTTCTCGGGTGTATTGAGCTGGTGGGTCATGGCCTGGTTGCTCACCAACTATCCGCGCAGTTAACACCTCCCCCTGAATTTGCATTTTTTGAACAGCCGCCTTTGTGGGGGCAGACGATATTCTATGCATTAATAATGGCTTGCTGTTCTCTAGCAATGGGGGTGTATGGCGCCCTAACCCGTGAAAGCTTTACCAATATGCTATTGCGCACCATCGTTAGTTTTTTTCTGTTAGGAAGCCTAGCTTTTACAGTCTCTGGTTTTATATTGCCCTCCATAACGCTTCATCAAACGGTTGTATTTTGGGCCATTATCACCAGTTTTTTTATGGTCATAGTCGCTCGGGTAATTTTCAGCCTGATATTTGATAGCCAGCAATTGCGCAGAAATGTGGTTATTTTCGGTAGCGGTAAAATGGCAGGATTTTTAGTGAAATCCGCCCGGGAAGAGGAGCTACGAGAAACGGTGATTGTGGGTTGTATAGGAAGTGAGTTTGACGACCGCATCCCTAAAGACATGCAAATGCCTCTCCCGGACGACTGGAATAGCTTAATTAACCAATATAACGTATCAGAGATCGTTGTTGCGCAGGATGAGCGCCGAAAGAGTGAAGGTGGTGGTATGCCACTTTACGAGTTTCTTCTATTAAAATTGCGAGCGGTCTATATTTCAGAAGCTATTGCTTTCTACGAACGGGAATATACGAGATTGAAAATCCCGTTACTGTCAACGTCCTGGATGCTGTATTCCGACGGTTTTCGCTATTCAAAAACACGAGATATGGCTAAGCGTCTGTTTGATTTGGCTGTTAGCGGAACGTTATGTTTACTGCTGTCGCCCTTTATTCTCCTTACCGCAGTGGCCGTATTTTTGGAAACCGGCAGGCCAATACTGTATTACCAAAATCGTGTTGGGTATAACGGAAAGATATTCCGTATATATAAGTTTCGCAGTATGCGGCAGGACGCGGAAAAAGGAGGGAAGGCCATTTGGGCTTCAAAGAATGACAATCGTGTTACGAGGGTGGGCGCCATTATCCGCAACACGCGCCTTGATGAATTGCCACAGCTTTACAATGTTATCCGCGGTGAAATGAGTTTTGTAGGGCCGCGGCCCGAGCGTCCGGAGTTTGTAAGTGAGTTGAGTAAAAAGCTAGATTATTACGATATTCGCCATACGGTCAAACCCGGCTTGATGGGGTGGGCGCAATTAAAATACCCTTATGGTGCGTCCGAAGAAGATGCAAAAAATAAATTGGAGTACGATCTATATTACACCAAAAA